The Marinobacter sp. NP-4(2019) sequence TCAATGACGATAACGCCATTTTCGAGCGTTACGTCCACCTGGTCACCGATCCGAATCTCGGCAAGATCCATAATTTCCTGCGGGATGACCACCACCAGATCCTCGCCATCCTGTTCGATTGTTGTCTGCATTCAACATGCCTCACGTTGTCAGTGTCTGATTTCCGAGCGCTTCAGGGCTAGGCGTTATAGACGTGATACATCACGTACTGGCGTACGCGCTTGAGGTCGCCCGCGAGCATGATTCTGATCGGAGGCTCGTTATCAAAAGCGCCATTGGGTGTCTTGATCCAGGCGCTGGCTCGCTCCTGGTCGAGATCGTAAATACGATAAAGGCCCTCGTTGATGGTGACAATCTGCTGCGCGGCTCTCGGCTGATCGAGCAGCTGCCTCGTCTCATGGTCTGTGAGATGCCAGGTTTTGCAGATCTGTTGCGCGGTGGTGATGCTTTTCATCGAATTAGAGTAGCATCACACTTTCACCGTCGTCCTGTATTTGCACTCCCCGTTTTCAGGCCGCTTGAATACCCTATTCACAGCGCTGAAGAACCGTCCTTTGAGCACAGTCTAACGCGAGAGTATAGTTTTCTGGCACACAGCCTGGAGAACCGCGAGATGACAGCTGAGGAGCTAATTGAGCGATTAAGAGCACTGCCGCCGGAGACGCTCGTGCTGGTCGAGGGTTACGAAACTGGCTTTGATGCCATTGTGGGATTGAAAGCCGTTGACGTGTTTCGGTTTCGCAAAGCCACAGAATGGGACGGTGAATACCAGACACCCTGCAACTTTGCTGGAAGCGGAAGTCGAACCTCACCAGCGACCGTGATTATTGGACGGCGCGGTACTAGAAGGGAGCCCGGAGACTGATCGCGCTCTGATATTTAACGAGTCAATATTGACTCACCTTTGGCGATGAGTTAAAATTGACTCATTATCCAAGGGGAGCGTCCAATGAAAATCAACTACACCTCATCGGTCACAGGCAAGCGGACCACCGCGCACGTCGACGAGAACCTCTGGCGCATCCTTCAAAAGACCATCGCAATGACCGGCGGCAAGCGTGTGGAAACTGACGGGCGAGCGTCCGTGGAGCACTGGGTGACGGCGTTTGATAAGGAGTTCCGGACCTGGGCAAAAGGTGAGGCGCCGACGTTCTCGGCCTATATTTCAAAGCGATTGACCGAGGAAGTGATGATGGACCTGGAGGCCCTGAGTTGAGCAGATCCAGCCCCTATCTCTTGCAACGAAATTCCGTGATGCATAAAAAACACTGAATTTATAACTATTTAGTATTTCATACACAGATTCTGTTGATCCACAATAAGCTCACTACTCAGCCCTGTACGCAATGATTCAGTTCGTTGGCCGTTAGGGTGAAAAAACCGGCGCAAGCCGGTTTTTTCGTTTCTAGGGATTGGTTTTGTGAGAGCGGTTTGAGAACAGTCTTCTTCGTTGACGGATACAATCTCTATTACGGCCTGCTCACTGATACGCCCTACAAGTGGCTGAACCTCCCTTCCCTTCTCGCCTCCATCGTTCATGAACAAGACCCGGCCAGCCAGCTGGTGGGCGTTCATTACTTCACCGCCTCGGTGCAACCGAAACTCGCCACGCGGGGCATGAAGTCAAAAGAGGCTCAGGACACCTACCTTCGCGCCCTGAGAGCGCAGCAGGTCACGGTGCATCTCGGGCGGCATCGCCTCGATCACCGCAAGGCACCCCGGTTTGTTTGTCACAAAACGCCGGCTTCCAGAGAAGATAAGGTCGATATCTGGCACCTGGAGGAAAAGGAAACCGACGTCCGGATTGCGATCGAAATGTATCGCCTCGCCGTGAGCCAGAAGTACCAGGACGAAGGGGGCGTTCAACAACTGGTGCTGGTGTCGAGTGACACCGACATGGCGCCCGCGCTCGAGGCCGTCCGCGCCGACTACCCAGACCTTAAAATCGGCATTATCCTGCCGCGAGGCAGAGACCGTACCGATCGGCCGGCCGGCTCGCTTCGCAAAAACGCCGACTGGATGCGCCATTCTATTTCTGAAGAGGAGCTACGCGCTCACCAGTTTCCCGATCGCGTGCCAACCCGCAAGAAACCCGCCGACAAGCCCGACTATTGGTGATCGGGTGGGGGTAGGGCCGATAGTATATACTATGCGCTGTTGGTCCGATTACGCCTCACGACAGTCGATAACGGTCAAAGCTGCCGCCGCGTTCTGCTCATCATTTAACGCACCTTTGCACCACTGTTGGTAGGTCAACGGCCCGAAATCACCGATAACCTGGCGATTATCGGCGTTTTGTGGCGTGCTGATCGTGAAAATGGTGTAAGCAGAACTAACCAACCTGGTAGGAAACCTCTCATGTCAGACACGCCAACCCCTCAGACAATCGCGAAGAACTGGTATCTGGTAACCGTACGGGATAAAAACGGTGAAGCGTTGGCCGATTTTTTCTGGGGAATCGTGGTGGAAGATCGGAAGAATCGCTTTAAGCCTGGTGATTACGTGTGCTCAACGCTGATCGTCGAAACGCTGGGCGATTCCCTGTTCCGCACCCAAAATACCCTCTATGAAGGCTCAGGCGAGGGTGAACGGGTGTCACTGGCCCTTCGCCACTTCAAGTGGCTGAGAGCTGGCCTCAGCCCTCCTGAAATTGAAGCTCTGGCTGCCAACAACCTGCAAATTGTCGGTCTTTGACCGAGGAGACTTTGTTTCGCTTTGAAAAGTGACAGAATAACAACAAAGCAGCGATCGGCGGCCTATTTGTGAAAATATAATCACTCCGAGGGCAAGCATGGGCGCAACCGGTACGACTCTGGGCAACATGATTCGCCAACGGCGTAAGAGTCTAAACATCAAAACGCAAAAAGAGCTGGCTATCAAAGCTCACGTTCACCGTGAGCGAGTGAACCAGATTGAAAATGACAAATACACAGGCCGGCTGACGGATCTTGAGCGTGTGCTCGCGGTACTTGGGATGGAGCTTTCAGCAAAGGTTATTGATCGGCCAACGCTCGAGACCATCCACTTGTTATTCCCCGATGAAGACGAAGATTAACTTCTATCTCTCAAACAATCCCAGCACCTCGCAAGGTGTATCTCCACCTTGCACGGTGTACTCCAGCCAAGGTGTATCTCCACCTTGCACGGTGTACTCCAACCAAGGTGTATCTCCACCTTGCACGGCGCACTCCAACCAGGGTGTATCTCCACCTTGCACGGTGTATGACTAAGCTAGTTTCATCAGAAAAAATCAGTGTTATTATGACTTATATTCGGCGTTGTTTTAGTGTTGTATTGGCGCTAAAATGATGTTGTTTTGGTGCTAAAAAGGTGCTTTATGATTCTTTTGATAGGAAATCAGAAAGGTGGGTGCGGGAAATCAACGACCGCAACGAATGTCGCGGCTGAGCTCGCTATCCGAGGCAAGGACGTTGTTCTGGTTGATGCGGACAGACAGGCCACTGCTGCGCGCTGGGCAGAAGACCGGAAAGCGTTGAGCGGCGTTCCGGCGGTTCACTGCGTCCAGAAATACGACAACGTAAGAGAAACCTTGCTCGACCTGGATAAGCGTTACGGCTTTGTCGTCGTTGATGCAGCAGGACGGGATTCCAGGGAATTGCGCACCGCAATGACGGCTGCAAATTTGCTGGTGGTGCCGTTCCGCCCTTCGCAGCCGGATCTGGACGTGTTACCCACACTTCAGGAAATCATCATCGGGGCACGAGACTTGAACCCTAAGCTCAAGGCATTTGGGGTACTCACGATGACACCTACCAACCCGAACGTGAGTGAGGCTGAAGAGGCGCGCCTCTACCTGAGCGATTACCCTGAGATTGCTCCGCTTCGCTCGGTGATCCGAGATCGGAAAGTGTATCGAGATGCCGTCAGTGAAGGCTTGGGCGTCGTTGAAACCGACAACAGCAAGGCAAAAGCCGAGATTCAATTACTAGTAACGGAGATACTGAGCCATGGTTAAACGCCGCTCACCAGAAGCGACCTCGACCGATGCCGATCGGATCGAGGCGTTCGCTAACCAGGCGGACGGAGGGGAGGCCATGAAAGCCGATCCCAACGCCCCACGCGATTACAAAAAAATCAACGTGCCATTCAATGAATACGAGTACGAGATTCTCGAAGAGGCGTCAGAAAGAACAGGGAGATCGAAGTCGAACTTTCTTCGATGGGCAATGATTAAAGCTGCTAAAGAGTAAAAAACACCAGATTCACCGGTATTCTTTTTATGACAGCTTCATTAGTAGAAAAAGTAATTTGGCGCTTTTTTGGTATTTTATTAGCATAATTTAAGCGCCTTTTTAGCACTGTATTAGCGTCATATTTTATCAATTACTAATAGCGCTCTCCTAAATAGTTGCCGCCAGTTTCACGGTGAAATTGGCGGCAACTGGTATCCGTCATTCATCTTCTTTCCGGATTTCCCAGAGCAGTGAGTTGTCCTCAGAAACGATCTTTTCGTCAATCATGGTCTTCGCTTCTCTGGCAAAGCGTAACTGGGCATTCATTGGAATCTCAGCCCACTCTACCCCGTTCGTCTCTTCGTAACGCTCCAAAATCTCCATGAACGCATTGAGCACCATTTCCGAATACACCAGGTGCGCGAAGTTCTCTTCCTCCCCTAAAAACCGTTTGCTTAGCATGTTCCGGAAAGCCAGCACGTATAGCCGCTGTTCTCGATCGAGTCGATTCCATGCTTCCTGAACCGTTCGATAACCGGTCAGAAGCTGGGGGTCACTCAAGACAAAACCATTCACAATGGTCTCAGTGGTTGAGCCGGTACCATACACCAACGCGGCCAAATGGGCTTTAACACGATAGTCGTTAAAATCGACGGCGCTCTCATGCCAGATAATCTGCATATCGAGATTCCACGCGAGATATTCAAAAGCCATAACAATCCTTGAGGGTTAATATCGTTCGGGCGGCCTTTAAACTGGGCACCCGCTAGGGTGCCCAGCGTTCAGGAATTGCCCTCAAAGCGGCAAGCGTACGACAGTATTGGGGTTAGTTCCCGAGGCGCACGCCAGAACACCAGGTTCGGCTTTGAGGTTCGTCAACAACCCCAGACAGTCGCTAACCACAGGCCCCTCAAGCAAGCGGGCAGACGCCGGATCTGACAAGGGAATAGCCAAGGTTCCTGAAAAGCGAGTGACGTTATCCGGATTCGCAAACCGCTGCAGAATGATCTCGGTCTCGCTCGCTGACGCTGGCTTCAGCTCCAGAGAGAACGCTTTTCGGGTGTGGGTCGCAATGAGTGTCTCTTCACCATCAAGGGTCACCACGGCCAGACCTTCAATCAATCCAGGCTCGATAACCTGGGAAAAAGGATTTTGCGAGAATGTCACCACGGTTTCCGCTGTGACAGGCACTTGCTCGGCCGATCCAGCCGCCGCAACAACGTCACTGCTAGACAGTTTTTTGATCGTGATTGCGCCCGAATCGTTTGAGCTTTCGGCAAAGAAGATCGCTCCGCTTCCCGCATTCGTCGCCACGGCGGAGACAAACCCATCGCGATTCTCGTACAGAAGCTGAGCTTCGAATGGCTTCACATTGGCCCATATAGTGCCCGTCGTCTCTACGTAGCTGTCCTCAGCGCCATCCTCTGAAATGAAATACTGAAAATCGGGTTCGCCGCTCACCTGGATAGCTCGACTGGGGCCCGCGGCAATGAGCACGTTTTCACCCGTATTCCGCTCAAGGCCATGGAAAGCCAGATCGGTACATCGCGTAAGCTCAAGGCCAGAAGGCTCGAGGCTAAAGCCGTCGATCGGAATATCCGCGCCGGATATCTCAAGATCGAAGGAATTCCAATCCGTATCCAACCGACTGAGCGAGAAATTCACATGGGCGGGGCCGGTGTAAATTTTCCCATTCCGATCGGCGTTGAAGGGCGTTCTGTCACCGGTGCCCGTGCCCACAGAGAAGCGCTCGCCACCGCCAACGCACATGAAACTAATGGCACTGTTCGGATCGTCTACAAACAGCGGATAGTCGAGCGTGGCGTCTATGCGAACGTTCGCGACAGCTTCATCTGGCATCGAGGCCGTAAATTCGTCGGTCGAAATTTGGGGGTCGGCACTGGTGTCCGCTGGATCCAAAACCCACGTTCTGGGCAGACTGCCCGACTCAGGGTCTGAAGCTTTCGCCAAGCCCTCGCTGACGCTGTTTGTATAGGCGTGCAGGGTGAAGCCGCCGAAGATGTGGATGCCTTCAATAACTTCCTGCTCAGACGTTTGGAAGCCTAAATCGGTCAGGAACGGCTGCACAGGCTCCGGCTCCGGCTCTGGTTCAGGTTGTGGTTCCGGCTCCGGCTCTGGTTGAGGCTCTGGGGTTTCGACCGGAGCTGACTGAGGTTCGGTAACGCTGAATCGGCTGTCGCCGCCGTTACAACCGGCAAGACCAAAACCGGCAAGAACGGCAAGAATCACAAAAGTTTGATTGTTCATGGCTCTTTTACCTTTTTATCTCAAGATTGGCTGTCGTCGCGAAGCTTGATTTCGACGCGGCGGTTTTCGGAGCGGCCCTCTTTGGTCGCGTTGCTACTGACCGGTTTCGTTTCACCGAATCCTCTGGTGAGGATGGAATCCGGTGAAACGCCAAACTCATTCACCAGGACAGCTTCAACAGCCTTTGCACGGGCAAGACTTAGGCGCTGGTTGAAGGATGCGGGGCCACTGCTATCGGTGTGGCCTTCGATAATGATCGTTAGGTCAGGCTGCTCTGTGACGGCAGTGGCGAACTCGGAGAGCTGGCTTGTGTCTGCACCGGCGCCGATTGCCGCGCTGCCAGATGCGAACGGAAGGCTTTTCTCAGTCACCCTAAACTGAGCAATGATTTTTTCCGGTTTCGGCTCTGGCTCGGGTGCTGGCTCGACTTCTACCTTCGGAACCACAACCGGATCGGGCTGGGTCACTACAGGGGTCGGAGCTGCTTTAGCGGTCGACTTCCCGCCGAACAATCGAGTGATCCCGGCGAATACGACGGTATCAGCGTAGGCATCTTCAACTTCAACGCGCCCTCGGACCCCTGTCGACACCATCCACGAATCACCGATCATGGCTTCGAAGCCCGCCTCGCCATAAACCGATACTTCAGTTTTGTCCTTGTTGAAGGTGGAGCTGTCGAAGTGGTGAAGATTGATGCCAGAACCCAGAAAAGGCCGAGCACCATAGAAATCAAGATTCTGGACGTGATAGCGAGCGCCACTACCCAGCCGGTAAGCATCCACGTCTCCACCCAGATTCTTCGTTTCCAGAGAGCCATAACCGGCCTCGAGGCCCAGGGAAATGCTCGGGGACAGGAATCGCCGACCGGCGACGCTGATTTCGGTGAAATCCTCCAGGTCATCAATCGCCCCGGAACCGGAATCACCCATAAAGTAATGGGAAAGATTGGTTTCTGCGCCGATCGAACCGGCGGTAGGAAAGGGGTTAGCGTTTGCTGAAATCGCCAGCATGGCGATCGAAACACTAATTATGAAACGGCTTAAATTCATGGTTAATCCCTTCTTGGCTTGGTATCAAATTGGCGCTAACGCCAAACAACACCATATTAGCACCTTATTAGCACCAATCAAGCGCTAATTATATGCTTTTTTGGTGCTATTTAGACGCAATGCGACTAGGGCGCTCCGGGAGCTATTGAGGGTTCTGTTATTTAGATGGAGAGAGGGGGGGGAGAAGAGCAGAGCCGGGCTTAGCCCGGCTCTGCTCTTTTACCAAGTGTGGACAGGCTGCTCCCACACTGGAACTTTGTGGTCGTTGTTCAATAAGAGATTTCTAACTTCCTGGTATAAAATTGTCTCTTTCAGCGTCTCTTCATAAGCGTCTTTGTTACCACAGAAGCCGTAACGGATAAGTATATCTTGAAGACGGCACTGATCTTCCAGGAGAGGACTGAACTCGGTTTCTATGTCGCTGCAATGAAGGGTTACACCGGCGCGTTTCAGAACTCCTTCCATCCGCCTCGTCATCTCCCATTGAGCCGAAACGATCTCTTTAGACGGAAAAATACAAGTGACCTCTTCGAGCCACGCAGAAAATTTGTCGAAACCACTATCATCAAAAAAATTTTCACGGTTCATTTTTGCAGTTCCTACTGTAGTTTCAGTTGCTAGATAAAAGCCTGCCCAACCAAGCCTTACATGTAAGTATGCGCCGAAAAATATTACATGTAAAGGTCGGTTGACTGAAACTTGTCAGAACAATTAGGCTCAAGCCTAACGCCCCATTTCACGAACTCTTTCACGGATTCTTTCTCGACCTCGATCAAATGAACGGCCGGTGTCACGTCCTGACGACTCCCGCGACTTCTCGTCGCGCTTCTCGTCTCGGCTGCCTTTCTCTTTCTCCGGACGTTGATTCTTGGCCTTTTCTGGCTCTTTGGGCTTGTTACTCGCACCGGCGTCACGCTGCTTCTCTGGCATGCTCTTCTCCTGCGATTTTGACTTCTGACGATCCTTCACGCTCTCAAGCGCTGTTTGTTTTTCGCCGCTTCGGCTCGAAATGAGCTTTTCCACGCCCTTTCGATCATTCGTGAAGAGGTGAACGCTGTTTTTCGCACGAGAGAGGATAGTGTAAAAGCTGCGCATATTGAGCAAGCTCTTATACTTGCCGCTGAGATTGGCTAAGACCCGGTTGCACGTTTTACCCTGGGCCGCGTGAACCGTTGTCGCGTAGGCGTGCCGGAAGTGCTTTCCGCCCTTTTCTTGGGTGTCGATGGTGTGACTCTTCCCGCGTGCGTCCTTGGCGTAGATTGTTCCCTTATCCACCCGATCGACAGTCAGTCGATCGCCATTGTTTAAGCCGCGATCCTTGTCGTTTTTCGTCCACTGGATCTGGTCGCCAGCGGCAATTTTCGTGTCCTGCTTCTCGTAGGCCTGAACCTTGTTCCCATTACCAAACTGCTTTGGCTTCCACTGGGCCTCATTACCTTCACGGTCTTTAAGGTGCACGGTCTGGCTCTTATAGTCGATCCGATCGACTTCGTAATACTCGCCTTTCTGAATGCCCGCTTTTTGATAGTCACGGGCAAACGTTACCTGGTCGCCTTCCTTGTACCGGCTGGCGTCTTTGGTCTGTTCGTTGGTGAGGTCTTTTTTCTCGAGGGTCTTAGTCTGGATCTCTTCGCCGTACAACGTGCCCTCGGCCTTGAGTCCTTCCCGGATCGTCTCGTTCAATGCCTGACGCCCGGCGCGAGTTGGGTCGATCACCAGTGTTTGCTCACGCTCGGCTTTATCCAGGGAAAGGTATTCTTTCGCGATTTCGTCGCGGCGTTGCCCTTCATCGAGCGTTTCTGTGATCGTCCCGCTACGCTCAATCGCTTGCATGGCCTTGGCGGTTTCACCCTCGATTGAAGCGTAAACGGCTTCTCGGGTATCGGCATTTTGCTGGCGAACAACGTCATCCAGGACAAAGGTTTCCATGCCGTTTTCCTGAAGTTGACGAAAGGCTTCACCCGCCTCCACGCTACCAGTTGCTGAACGTCACTACCAACACCACACGAGCATTAGCGCTTTCGCTCGCCCTTAAAAGCTCCTGCGTATCTTTCGCCGACAGCATCGAGGCCTCATCCACTACCCACAATTCTTTTTCTTTAGGGCCTTCGTCACGGCCAGACCGGGTTTTAACCAGGTGCGCGGCGACGGTTTCACTCTGAGCAATGTTCGCGCCTCGGACAACTGTTCTGCGGCACTTTTTGTCGGCGCCATACCTTTCACTGTGTAGCCTTGTGCTTGCGCCTCTGCGGCAATGGTTTTTAGAACGGTGGTGGTTTTGGCGGTACCGGCGTAGCCCTGAACGGCGGTAATTCGGTGATCGGTGGCCATGATTCCGGTGGCAGCGTCTTTCTGTCCCTGCGTCCACGGATAAGGCGATTCGGACTCTGCTCGCTCAATGGCGTGTTCGGCGTCTTCGACGGTTTTCAGAGGCTCTGCCTGTCCTCGTCCGGCCTTTTCCGCGGACAACATGCGGTACTCATTCCGCATTGCTTCAACGGTGGTGTAGCCGGTTTCTTGTCCATTTTCAGTGGCGACGGTTCGAGGT is a genomic window containing:
- a CDS encoding AAA family ATPase, translating into MEAGEAFRQLQENGMETFVLDDVVRQQNADTREAVYASIEGETAKAMQAIERSGTITETLDEGQRRDEIAKEYLSLDKAEREQTLVIDPTRAGRQALNETIREGLKAEGTLYGEEIQTKTLEKKDLTNEQTKDASRYKEGDQVTFARDYQKAGIQKGEYYEVDRIDYKSQTVHLKDREGNEAQWKPKQFGNGNKVQAYEKQDTKIAAGDQIQWTKNDKDRGLNNGDRLTVDRVDKGTIYAKDARGKSHTIDTQEKGGKHFRHAYATTVHAAQGKTCNRVLANLSGKYKSLLNMRSFYTILSRAKNSVHLFTNDRKGVEKLISSRSGEKQTALESVKDRQKSKSQEKSMPEKQRDAGASNKPKEPEKAKNQRPEKEKGSRDEKRDEKSRESSGRDTGRSFDRGRERIRERVREMGR
- a CDS encoding DUF6957 family protein, translated to MSDTPTPQTIAKNWYLVTVRDKNGEALADFFWGIVVEDRKNRFKPGDYVCSTLIVETLGDSLFRTQNTLYEGSGEGERVSLALRHFKWLRAGLSPPEIEALAANNLQIVGL
- a CDS encoding helix-turn-helix transcriptional regulator; translated protein: MGATGTTLGNMIRQRRKSLNIKTQKELAIKAHVHRERVNQIENDKYTGRLTDLERVLAVLGMELSAKVIDRPTLETIHLLFPDEDED
- a CDS encoding NYN domain-containing protein; its protein translation is MRTVFFVDGYNLYYGLLTDTPYKWLNLPSLLASIVHEQDPASQLVGVHYFTASVQPKLATRGMKSKEAQDTYLRALRAQQVTVHLGRHRLDHRKAPRFVCHKTPASREDKVDIWHLEEKETDVRIAIEMYRLAVSQKYQDEGGVQQLVLVSSDTDMAPALEAVRADYPDLKIGIILPRGRDRTDRPAGSLRKNADWMRHSISEEELRAHQFPDRVPTRKKPADKPDYW
- a CDS encoding AbrB/MazE/SpoVT family DNA-binding domain-containing protein translates to MQTTIEQDGEDLVVVIPQEIMDLAEIRIGDQVDVTLENGVIVIERHEGGNCE
- a CDS encoding OmpA family protein — translated: MNLSRFIISVSIAMLAISANANPFPTAGSIGAETNLSHYFMGDSGSGAIDDLEDFTEISVAGRRFLSPSISLGLEAGYGSLETKNLGGDVDAYRLGSGARYHVQNLDFYGARPFLGSGINLHHFDSSTFNKDKTEVSVYGEAGFEAMIGDSWMVSTGVRGRVEVEDAYADTVVFAGITRLFGGKSTAKAAPTPVVTQPDPVVVPKVEVEPAPEPEPKPEKIIAQFRVTEKSLPFASGSAAIGAGADTSQLSEFATAVTEQPDLTIIIEGHTDSSGPASFNQRLSLARAKAVEAVLVNEFGVSPDSILTRGFGETKPVSSNATKEGRSENRRVEIKLRDDSQS
- a CDS encoding AAA family ATPase encodes the protein MAQSETVAAHLVKTRSGRDEGPKEKELWVVDEASMLSAKDTQELLRASESANARVVLVVTFSNW
- a CDS encoding MbcA/ParS/Xre antitoxin family protein gives rise to the protein MKSITTAQQICKTWHLTDHETRQLLDQPRAAQQIVTINEGLYRIYDLDQERASAWIKTPNGAFDNEPPIRIMLAGDLKRVRQYVMYHVYNA
- a CDS encoding AAA family ATPase — translated: MKADWRERERELGVDSRSIVEAAKTRGADRSAIQKEADQSAESAIVSAAKSLGERQSRFTKSELEREALRVAYGSPATNGDIKAAMAKAAEADRLIPRTVATENGQETGYTTVEAMRNEYRMLSAEKAGRGQAEPLKTVEDAEHAIERAESESPYPWTQGQKDAATGIMATDHRITAVQGYAGTAKTTTVLKTIAAEAQAQGYTVKGMAPTKSAAEQLSEARTLLRVKPSPRTWLKPGLAVTKALKKKNCG
- a CDS encoding division plane positioning ATPase MipZ: MILLIGNQKGGCGKSTTATNVAAELAIRGKDVVLVDADRQATAARWAEDRKALSGVPAVHCVQKYDNVRETLLDLDKRYGFVVVDAAGRDSRELRTAMTAANLLVVPFRPSQPDLDVLPTLQEIIIGARDLNPKLKAFGVLTMTPTNPNVSEAEEARLYLSDYPEIAPLRSVIRDRKVYRDAVSEGLGVVETDNSKAKAEIQLLVTEILSHG